Proteins co-encoded in one Nicotiana sylvestris chromosome 7, ASM39365v2, whole genome shotgun sequence genomic window:
- the LOC138873618 gene encoding uncharacterized protein produces the protein MKAQALADHLAENPVNDEYQPLNTYFPDEEVNSIEAISEDTNAWKMFFDGAVNAKGVDIGAILISPTGQHYPATARLLFLCTNNTAEYEACILDMNMAIDQDVEELLIMGDSDPIIRQAQGEWKTRDVKLIPYRQHVEDLGKKFKSIEFRYIPRCHNELVDALATLASMLPYPGNAHIDPLEIQIKERHGYCNTVEVEPNIQPWYHDIKRFLKTKEYPEQGTGDQKRTIRWHASGFFLSGGVLYKRNPDLNLLRCVDAEEAGRIMYEVHAGVCGPHMNGYVLEKKSSE, from the coding sequence atgaaagcccaggcgttagcagatcatttggctgaaaatCCGGTcaatgatgaataccaacctttgaacacttacttccctgatgaagaggtaaattcaattgaggcaatatccgaagacaccaatgcttggaaaatgttcttcgatggagcagtaAACGCAAAGGGTGTTGatattggggcaatcttgatctcacccactggtcagcattatccggccaCAGCTAGGCTTCTGTTTTTATGCACAAACAACACCGcggagtatgaagcctgtattttggatatgaacatggcaatcgaccaagatgttgaagagttgttaatcatgggagactctGATccgattatccgacaagctcaaggagaatggaaaacccgagatgtcaagcttattccttataggcaacatgtggaagatcttggcAAGaaattcaagtcaatagagttcaggtacatccctcgttGCCATAACGAACTGGTTGATGCgcttgctactttggcctcgatgctgccatacccaggcaatgcccacattgatcccttggaaatccaaatcaaggaaaggcATGGCTACTGTAATACGGTTGAGGTAGAACCAaatattcagccatggtatcatgatatcaaaagattcttgaaaaccaaagaataccccgagcaaggcactggagaccaaaagagaaccattagatggcatgcaagtggtttctttttgagtggtggtgtcttgtacaaaaggaacCCAGACCTCAacttattaagatgtgttgacgccgaagaggctggaagaatcatgtatgaagtgcacgcaggagtgtgcggaccccacatgaatgggtatgttttggAAAAAAAATCCTCCGAGTAG